The window TGTTTTTAGAAGACGATGATGAGGAAATTGATTCTGAAAAAGTACTGATGCATATCCGTTTTGATATGGAAACACAAGGTTATGTTAATTTATTGCCCGACGGACCCTGTTCTGTGTATGCTGACGTACCCGAAGTTACGGAAACATACGATGAGGTGGGTAACCGCATAGAAAATTTCGGAGACAAATTGTTTCTTAAATATGATTGTAATGGAAATTATATAGCGCGTAAATACTGGAATGAGAAAACTCGATCGTGGATCAATCAGTATTTTTTTGAAGAAAGAAGAATAAAGAAGATGATGATGGCAGATGATGACAATAATCTGATCTTGTTGTTGCTGTCTAAATATTTTGATGGGAACGAGACTGAAAGATTTATTTTCGATGCAGGACTTCAATTTGTCCTGAAAACAGTACAAGAGTTTGATGAAGATAACAACCGCCTTTCTTCGGTTCATTATTTACCCGATGGCAGCATGGCCTGGCGTACTTCACAGTGTCGAACATTCGTGCGAGAAAAAGTGTTTGAAACAAATTTTATTTTCGATAAGAATGATAAGCTTGTTCACAAAGATTTGGAAATTATTGATGACAAACTTGGATCCATTACCCTCTCTTTATTGCATTCCAGCTATCTGGACCGGTGGAATGAGGGTTTGGATAACGATGAACCATTGTTACTTGGAGACATGGTGAATCTTGCCTGTTTTGGTGAAGAAAAAAGTAGGTGGATTGATCCTTACCCGGAGTATGGATGATAATCTGCATCGACACACATATTCCATTAATTAGCAGATGGTAAATTAATTTGAATAACTTTTGATGTATTTGTAGAAAATTGGGACTCACAATTGTAAGCTTTCCCTTTTTGTAAGCTACCCCTTTTTAGGACAGTCTTTGATTAGACTGCTAAATTAGTTTATGTATAAAATGTTATGATGTCGGACAGATTCTTGATAAGCCACTCCCAATACGAGGCGAAATAATGTTCAAACGAATAATACTGAAAAAAAGGTAATCTACATATCTCCATCTTATAAAGCATATTTGATTACAAATATTTTCTAACTCGATCAATGAAGCCACCGCAAAGATACGGTGGCTTCCGCTGTAATCTTACAAGGTCAAGCCCTCCGGGTTTCCGATGAAATCTCCAATTCCGCCTCCGCTCCGCTCCTTCGGAAATCGTATTTCACCGGAAAACCTTGCCGATTACAAAGCCACCCTTTGCTGATCGCTATGGTTTCATTTATTCCTTCGATCTATTTCTGTTCGCACTTATTCTAATGATCGACGATTAATTAGAATTAAAAGATTCTGATCCTATATTTTTCACTTCCATTGAAGTTCCATTTTTTTCGCTCCAAATTATTAGAGTATTGTTAGATTTCACCCTTTCTCTCCCCTGCAATCCAATGCTTTTACAAGCATAAAAGCGTAATCCTCACCTGTTTAATTGTGCCTTGATTTCACTTTGTATTTTTATTTCCGGAGATGGCCTGATAGGTATCTGCCCTGGAGCCTGGTTGATTCCGGCCGGCATCAGTTTACGATTCCGTAAACCCTAAATTTCTGAATCACCCTACTACCAGGTCCGTACCAACTCCGTACCATCTCTTAGTAAACCATATGTTTAACATTTTAATTTTTATCTATCATGGGTACAATTAAGCAAGGTATTTTAGGCGGGTTCTCCGGCAAGGTGGGGAACATAGTCGGAGCCTCCTGGAGAGGCATCGATTACATCAGAAGCATGCCTGCCAGCGTGCACAACCCGCGTACCGAGGCGCAGATGACGCAGCGGAACAGGTTCTCTCTCGTGGCCAAGATGTTGAAGGCCTTCATCCCGATCATCCGGGTGGGCTTCGCAGGAAGCGTCGGTACGGGCAAGAGTGCCTTCAGCGTGGCGATGTCCTACAACGTCAGAAACGCGGTGATCGACCTCTATCCCGACTTCGAGATCAACTTCCCGTTGGTGAAGTTGACTTCTGGTGAGCTCTATGGTGCCGGCAATGCGTCCGCGACAAGCTCTGGGGGGAGTCTCGACTTCGTGTGGGACTCCGATCTGCTCAACAACGCGGCAGCCACCGACAAGGTGATCCTGATGGCATTCAACCCGATCACCGGTGATGCATCCTACAACATGGATGCGGCTACCAGGGCCGACGGCAGTGGTTCTCTGGCTGTGCCCCCCACTTGGGATGGCGAGCTGGTGGATACCTATCTGGCGCTCACTTCGGCGGATGGCAAGCTGGTCTCTAACTCGATCCACACGGGCCGGGTTGAGGTTTCGATGATTTGATCTTTGTTCGGAGCCGCCCCACGGGCGGCTCCGTTTCTCCCTCTACGTGTTTCCGCGCTCTGGAGAATCTAATTAATTGCAATGATGGTTATGTTGATGGAAATACTTCCGGTGAACGGCGAATGGCTGGTCACCATGAGTTCTTTCCTGGGCGGTGGCGCCCTGGGGGGATGGATCTCTGCGGTGGTGAATCGCAAGGAGAACAAACGAATCAAGCAAAGCGAAGCTTTCCAATCGGAGGCTTCCGCCAAACGGGAGGATGCCCTGGCTGCGACGGAGATGATGGGTCTCCTGGAACGTACGGTGGCCCATATGGAGAAGATGAACTCCTACAACAAGTCCAACTCCGAAGAACTGCTGAGACTCCTGAGGGAGAAGGAGGGCATCAACGAGAAGCTGAAGAAGGATCTCGCCTTGCTTCAATTGCAGATAACCGAAGATCACCGGCGTATCACCGGTCTCGAGAAAACGGTGGAGCGGGAGATCCGCTGGCGCAAGGATGGGGATGATCACTACTGCTTAGTGGTCGATTGCCCAAACCGTTTACCACCTCGTGGTACTTTCAAACGGGTTGAGGAACAACAATAAGCCCACTAACTAAATTTCCAAACATCATGAACCGGCAACTCTTCTTTCAGGAAATCAATCGTTCGCTCTTCAACAGGAAACTGAACGACCGCCAGCGGGAGGGGATCCTCCACAAGCTGGCTGCGTTCGCCAAGTTCGAGGTGACCGTCGACAGTTGGTGCGCCTACATGCTGGCCACTTCTTATCATGAGACCGCGCATACCATGCAACCCATTGAGGAGTGGGGGAAAGGCATGGGGAAATCTTACGGGAAGAAGATCAAACAAAGTGGCCAGCCTTACACCTGGCCGGACAAGATCTATTATGGCCGGGGTGATGTCCAGCTCACCTGGTATGAGAATTACGAACGGATGGGTGATCTGATGGGCCTGCCGCTCCTGGAACAACCGGAGCTCGCTCTCGATCCCGAGATCTCTGCCCAGATCCTGGTTGAGGGAATGATCCTGGGTAAATCCAACCGGGGCGACTTCACCGGCTACTCGCTTGAGAACTTTTTCAACCCCCAACGCGACGATCCCTTCGGTGCCCGCAGGATCATCAACGGCCTCGACAGCGCCCACACCATTGCCGGCTATCATTACAAATTCCTGGAAGCAATCCGTAAAGCATCATGATGAACGAACACAAACTTACAGCTTCACAACTCACAATTGTTGTACCAAATGCTACACCAATTTTTGTACCAGTGGTTGTACCAGTGATTGCACCAGTGGTTGCACCAAATAGAACAACACCGGTTGTCCTGTTGCTCTTCACAACCCTACTCTTCCTGGTGGGTTGTAAACCCAAACAAATCATCACTGAAAAGGTGGTGACAAAGATCGACAGTACAGCTGTGATCTCTTTAAAGAATGAGCTTCATGCAAAGGAGATCCAGGTAGAAAACCTCAAAACCGATTTTAAGCGCCTAAGCGATGGGAACACCCGGTTGATGAGCGAGGCTTCAAGCCACACCATAAACTATGACACCGCAGCCCCTGTGAATCCCCACACTGGGAAATACCCCATTGCTAGTGAAACAATCACCCAAAGCAAAAGCTTTCTTGAAAAAACGATCAAAGAATTTGAGATCCAGGAACAGGAGTACAACAATGAGATTTACAAACTAACACGGGAAAACCAAAACCTTGAATACTCCCTTGAAACTTTAAAAGAGGAAAACCATTCTCTTAAAGAGAAAATCACTCCAACAACCGGATTTAATTTCAAACTTTTCTTTGCAGGTATGATCTTCGGTATTGTACTTATACTTATTTCAATTGCTTTTAAAAACAAAATTTTATCCCTCAAAAAACCGAGCAATTTATAACGGTCAAGTATAAGCGTAGTGCGGGGATTTCGGAGCGATTATCTGTCCGCCTACCGCAAAGTTTCTTAGGAGCAAAAATGCTTATTTTAGCAATTCAGCCCGCATTACGCTTATACAATGTTACCCTGCGTTTTTTTTATTTTAAATATTCTTGAACCAATCTGGTTTTATTTTAACCTCTTCAACCAATTCAACTGTCACTCCTAAATTTAACTCTTTCAGTTTTTCAGCAAAGTCGTTACCGTCAATTAAGTCAATTGGTGTCGCGCCATCTCTTTGTGCTTCTTTTTTCGCTTCCCGAGTGAAACTTCCGGTGGTCATAATAAGTCCTTTGTCTGCTCGTCCGCTCATTGCACCTCTAAAGTCTCTAATTACAGAAGATGAAACAGAACCTTGATATCGTTTAGCTTGAAAAACTACGTGAAATGATAAAACACCACCAAGTCTAATCATTCCCTTTCCATCAATTCCACCATCATTTGTCTTTCCTGTAACTTCAACGTTCACAAACCCTAACTCTCTTAAAAGTCTTTGGCAAAGCCGCTCAAATTGGTCTGGATGAATGCTTTTTATTGTATCAAGTAATTTGTCTTGCCAAGAAAACTCTTCTATTTCTTCTGTTGTGTCTTGAAGTTCTGGTGAACCATTTTCTTCGGTTTTCTTTTGAAGTCGCTCTTCTCTGTCTTTTTTAACGACCGCCTTTTTAACTTTCTCTTGGTTTACTTCAGTTGTTTTTTGTCCTTCTTCGGTCAATGCCCAAACACCTCTCGAAGAGTTTTCTATAAGTCCATATCTTTTGAGATAGTTTCTTGCCCAAGCAAGTCTGTAAGCCAATTTAGTGGTGCTTTCTCGGTGAATTTCATTAGTCGCTTCCTCAGACAAATTTAATAGTTGAGCAACCTCTTCTTCAATTTCACTTACCGCTCCTGAACCTCCGAGTTTTTTCAGTGCCTTTAATGTAGGGTTAAAGAGGTCGTCATATTTATATTTAAAATGTTTGTCCATTAGTTGGTGTCTTTTTTAAATGCAGGGTAACATTTGTATATACGCAACACAATTGCGTATATATTTCATATATCCACCGTCCTTGTTTTGCTAATTCGTAGAATACTAATACTTTATAAATAATTGTGTATTTTAATGCAATTGCGTATACAGTCTTTTTATGTAGCAGTTAAGGTTACTGCAACTCGGAAACCTATGTTTCTCATCAGTACCAGGATTATAGATGCAAAACTAACAATAATTTATATAAACAACGAAATATATCGATATATTCTCTCCAAAGGTTAAAAAATAAGCCCCTAATATCTTCAAAATCCTATATTACTCTCCCTGAATTAATCGCCGCATAATTCTTCTCCGGATTCAACAGCTTCAAATTAATCTCTCTCCGCTTTTTAGCTGTCAACTTCACATAGCCGGCAGTGACATCTTTCCTGGTACTATGGCCTACCATCTTTCTAACCACGATGGGGTTCACGAGTAATTCACTGGTGAGGTGGGTGATATAGCTGTTCCTGGTATAGGAGGTCGATAGATCTGGATCCAGCCCCAGCTCATTCGCTATCTGTTTGAGTGATGTGTTGATCTGGTCTAAACTGAGCCTCATCGCGTTGATGATTTTTCGCTCATTACTGTCTGTAGGTTCAATGCCATTCAGGAAGGGGAAAATGTATCCATCCTGTTCTTTGTTCCCCTGCCGGTTTATAATCTCGATCATTGGGGGAAGGATCGGCACGTAGATGAATGTTGGTTTCGCTGTCTTTCTCAGTGTCTTCTTTCGTTGAAAGACGATTTCATCGTTCGACACATCGATGTTCTCATACCGCAATCGGCAGAGGTCCCCGAAATTCAATCCGTTGCAGTAGAACATGAAAACGAATATGTCACGCGCGGTGGCTAGCGTAATATTTTCTGTCTGGTAATCTTCAATCTTCCATATTTGTTCGATCGATAACGCGATCTCTCTTCTGCCTCCCTCCGGAATGGCATATTTTCCCCTTGACACACCAAATGGGTACTTCTCTGCATCGATATATGGTTTATCGCCCCTGTTATTGTTAATGATTGCTCTCAATGTCCTCATGTAAATTCCCATTGTGGCAGGAGTAATTTCAGTTTCGAACCAGAATTTCTCGCACTCTTCCAGGAACTCCGGGGTTATCTCCTCAAAACGGATTGTTTGAGCAATATCAAGGACCTCTTTCCCGATGGTTATATGCCGCTTCTCTTTACAAAGCGCGATGAAAGCATTTTTATCAACACGATTTCTGAGTTGCCTGAAATACTTGTACCGCATCAACGCTTTGATGGTAGCCTTGTATACCCCTGCACTCCCAATTCTGTACTCACTTTCTAAAAGAGCTATTTTTTGATCAAATGCTTCATTCAATCCTATTGAATCTGGTGAATTGTTGATTAGTTTATCCAAAGCGTCAAATGAAAAACTATTCTTTTCAGCAAGGCCATCGATTGCCGGTATTAGGGTTAATCGTAAATAGCGATCAAGGGTTTGTTTGCAATCACTGTGCTTTCTTAAATCCCTGTTTACAAAATCATCCCAGTCATCACTTGAGAATTCAAATCCGGTGAAAATGTGCTTTAACTTCCGGTTAAAGGTGATTCTCCAGAATACCGGCGCAACTTCATCACTCGTTTTCCGATATTTCCTCGTCAATTGTACCGAAATATTTCTGTTTTTGTACTTATAAACAGATTTTTTGTTGGTTGTAAGTCCGCTATTTTTCATACTTTTATCTATTGGAAGTTGGGTAAACAATGGGTAAACAAATGTATGAAAACATCTATATATATATCGAATTATCAGGTATATTTAACATTGTTAATTAGCTTAAAACGCAATAATACAGCAATATATGAATATATCAGATGTTATATATAATATGCTAAAATTGACTCTTAATCAATGGGTCGAGGGTTCGAGCCCCTCCGGGGTCACAAGATGAAGCGCTTGAATATCAAATATTTGAGCGCTTTTCTTTTTTACATTTCGCCAAGTTATCGTTCATAATTTGAAATTGGTTGATTCATGAAAGAGTTTGCCGCCATCGATTTTGAAACAGCCAACTCCCATCGGTCGAGTGTCTGTAGCGTAGGTGTGGCTATTGTACGCAACGGAGTGATTACTGACAGGTTTTACAGCCTGATCCGTCCCGAACCGGAGTATTATTACTATCTGAACACTCAGATACATGGCATAACATACAGCGATACCATGAATGCACCGTTATTTCCACAGGTTTGGCGTCAGATTGAACCTCTTATTGAAGGGTTGCCACTAGTGGCCCATAACAAGGCGTTCGACGAAAGCTGTCTGAAGGCCTGCTTCCGGACCTACCAGATGGATTATCCCGGTTACGAGTTCCATTGTACCCTGCGGGGTGCAAGATCACAACTGAAGGGGTTACCCGATTACCGGCTCGAGACCGTTTCGGCACATTGCGGGTTCTCGCTAAGGGACCACCACCACGCCTTGGCCGATGCTGAAGCCTGTGCATGGATTGCTATACAGATCTTTTAGTAAAATAGAGATTGCATCCACCCCCCTTTTGTTTTTCACTGGATGGCTGATAGATACTACCCGTTTCAGGAGGATAAACGCTCAACAGTGAATCTCAACACAGTCCGCAGTTTATCTGGCGACACCTTTCTGACATCTCCGAGATAGATCTCCCTATGTGTTTTGGATTTACGGATCAAATTCGCCTGACCGGCAAACGACTCCATCATATCAAAACTCTCCGGTTCATTCTCATAACTAGTCGTTCCTTATAAATTCGAATTAAGCTGAAAAATATATTTTATCTTGGTGGAAAAACCATCGGAAAATAAAATATAAAAATTTTTCTTTCAACTTTTCCATCATTTTCTTCAAGTTCCAAGCCGTAGCTGCCAGGTATGCGTTGATTTGTATGCCTTTTTCAGCCCACAAGTAATTCTGTTCCATACGGAAATCCTTTTTAAGATGTCCGAAAATAGGTTCAATTGCCGCTCTGGCTCTGCATTTGTTCCGTTTCTGCCGTTTTTGACAAGGGGTGTCTTTGACTTTGGGCTTGCCGGGTGTAATAATGCTTACGTCTTTTATCTGCTTTCGTCCTTTCCCGCCACGGTCATAAATGAGTTCTTTGGGTAGTTTCAACTTATTCTCTTCCATCTGTTCGAGTAACGGTTCTATGGTGTCGCCGTCGTATGGGTTTCCCAAAAATGCTTTTACCGCCGTGATGATTTTCCGCCCTTTTCTGCCCGTGGTGATCATCCCCACTTTATTGCCGAACTCATACTGCTTGTGTGCCTTTCCCTTGGCAATACAGCGGGTAAAGGGTTTATGCAGACTGTAGATTTTATCCTTGTCGTTTTTCTGTTGATTCACTGCACGCTTGCAGAGTGAAAGCGTCTGTTCGTATCGTTTCTTTTGTTCCTCTGTCATTTTACGTTCAAGTTCCCGAAGTTGGATATTGGCGATCGTTTTCAAGCGACGTTTGGCTTTGTCTGCCCGTTTCTTACGTTTGGGATGCTTGCCGTTGTAAGTGTCTCGCAGCAGTTGTTTACTTTCACGGGTGTACCGCTGACGTTGCATGATGCCTTCACTCCCTGCAATGGCATTGCACTTGTCGATAACCTTTTTGCAAAGCTTGGCATCGGTAGGAAAGGTGGTGTTGTTTTCTTGAACAGTAGTGTCCGAAAGAACAAACCCGGTTTGTCCCGGCAGTTTTTTACCGTGAAGTTGTACGCTGTAAGCGAATATTTTTCCTATCCCTTCTTCTCCCACACGGTTACGGAAATGGACAAAATCGCTCGGATCAAAAGGAAACTCATGTTCGAAGAACTCGCATCCACAAAAGTACTGGAAATAAACATCCCGAACCCAATACTCGGGAATACGCTCATCGCCAAGATTGTACAGGTGCTTCAAAAGCAGGCAGCCGACCATCAAACGGATGGGAACGCTTGGCGCACCTCGTTGTGAATACAAAGGTGTAAATTCTTCCTCAAAATATGACCAATCGATCTTGTCTGCCAAAAGAACGAGTTCATGCCCCATATCGATGAAATCTTTCAGCATCGGGCGAAACAAATCGCGTTGTCCTTTTTCCGGTAATTTCCCTAACATGATTTGCAGAGTTTTAGTACCTAAAGACATTAGTGTCCACTAAAAATTAGAAAATGTTCTTTGAAATTATTGATATACTATACTTTACAGGACTTTTTTCGGCGTGACGATTTGAATTTTTATTTTTGTTCTTTTTATTATGAAGGAACAATGAACAAAGGCAAATTCGTGTATGCTCAGATTGTAGAATTCTTACCTCAGCGAGTTTTTGACACCATTGTCTTAAAGTATGATGGTAACAGATATGTAAAACATTTTACATGTTGGAATCAACTTCTTGTAATGGTGTTCGGGCAACTTACCAACCGTGACAGTTTACGTGATTTGATTGTGGCAATTGAAGCCCACAGCAGAAAAAGTTACCATCTCGGTTTTGGAAAAAGTGTTACCCGTAGTAATCTTTCAAAAGCAAATGAAAATCGCGATTATAGGATCTTTGAAGAATTTGCTTATTATCTCATCGGAGTTGCCAGACAAAAGCTGGAAAACAATGATTTTGAGATAAAAGGTAAAGTCTATGCTTTCGATTCCACAACCGTCGATTTATGCTTGTCAGTATTCTGGAGGGCTAAGTTTCGCAAGAATAAGGGTGGAGTAAAAATCCACACTCTTCTGGATATAACCACACAAATACCGGTTTTTGTGCATATTACAACTGCTTCGGTTAATGACATGAATGCAATGGATGTAATTCCATATGAGGTGGGTGCCTATTATATCTTCGACAGAGGATATGTTGATTACACCCGTCTTTATAGGATTACAAAACTGGAATCTTCATTTGTAGTCAGAGCCAAAAAGAACCTGAAGTTTGAAGTTAAGTCTCATAATCCGGTAGATGAAACTACAGGTGTCATGACCGATCAGACAGGTTTCTTGAAAGGATTCTACACATCTAAAGATTATCCTGAAAGCCTCAGGAGAGTTGCATTTTATGACAGGGATAAGAACACGACGCTCATATTCCTTACAAATAATTTTGAACTCACAGCCGATCAGGTTGCAATGCTTTATAAGAACCGTTGGCAAATAGAACTGTTCTTCAAATGGATCAAACAGCATCTAAAGATCAAATCTTTTTGGGGAACTTCCCGGAATGCGGTTAGAATCCAAATATACAGCGCAATTATCGCATATTGTTTGGTTGCGATTGTAGGACACGATTTACAAATCAAGCGAACAACTTACGAGATTTTGCAAATTTTAGGAATCTCTCTTTTAGATAGAACTCCTGTAAATGAACTATTTACCAATATAGATATCAATGATGTCAAAGATCGAAATGATAATCAACTGACGCTCAATTTATTTTAAGTGGACAGTAGTGACCTAAAGATACAAAATATTGCAAAAAAACACAACTGTTTATGAGATTATTTTACTGAATATCTGATAAATATACGCTTTTAAGGAGCGACTATTTAACAAACATTAATCCTCAATAAAAACAAAACCTGTGATGAGAGTTTAGCTAATCAAAACCGAAATTTCGTTATCAAATACTGACAATGTGTAAGAAAAGGTTTGCAAAATTATGTTTTGAGGGATAAGAGGCGAAATTTGAGGATACTACAAATATACTACATCAGCCGTACCAGGTCCGATATTTAACTATTTATCTGTCTCACTGATACTTAACAAGTGTAGAATTTTTACACAATTATTGATCGAGATCAATCAGCATGTGGATTTAATGAGGAGTACCGTATGCCTGCTTGATAGTAACAGCGTGAGGAAAAGCAAAGAGCTCTCCGGTTGAATCCGGTTCTATCCAATCAAAAAACGAGCGTATGTTCTGATATTTTGACAATGCATCAATAGTTAAATTTACATTTTTATATTGTTTTTACCTGTACAGAATTATCTTTGCACTATAAAGAGCACAGCTGATTACTTTTTGATTATTATCGAGCGATTAAATATGTCATTTTAACAGGAGAGACATATCGCCGGTTTTTTACCCGACCGCAATGAGACAGAAGGTGATTAATAAGAAATCAATGCTTTCAGACAGACACCTGTTTGAGCGTATAAGCGAGGGGGAAGAGCAAGCTTTTCATCTTTTCTTCAGGAGATACCACCAACGCATGGTTACATTTACAGGGAAGGTGGTGAAGTTGCCCCATGTTGCAGAAGAGATTGTACAGGAGGTATTTATCCGCATATGGGAAAATAGGGGAACATTGGCGGATATCAGAAATCCCGAAGATTATCTTTTCATCCTGATACGCAATCATGCCCTTAATCACTTACGCGCCGCAGCAATTGAAGAGCGCCGCAGGGAACAACTCTGGGAAGCATTGGAACAACAGGCTGCCGACATGACAAGTGCACTGGAAATCAAAGAGGCTGAAGCTTTCTTTGCAAAGATTCTGGCAAAACTCACCCCTCAACAGCAGCTGATTTTCAGGATGAACAGGGAAGAGGGGTTATCGCACCTGCAAATTGCAGAAAAATTAAACCTCTCCAGACATACAGTCAAAAAACATGTCGCCAACTCCATGAAAATATTCAAAGCTAACCTGAAATATTTCGGCCAGCTCTTCCTTTGAGATTCAAGATGCAGCTGAAGATGAAAAAAAAAACAGCTGACGAATACTCCCTCCCGCCCATTTCAGTGTCTTTAATATAAAAAGCATCCAACAACATGGCCGATTCGAGAAAAGCGATCGACAATCTTTTCAAAAAATACCTCGACAACAACTGTAGCAGACAGGAGTTCGACGAACTGTTGGACCTGGTGGATGAAGGCAGAAATGACGACAGATTAAAGGAGTTGTTGGAGCAGGAGTGGAATAGAGGTGCCTCTCGATCCTTCCGGCAATTGTCTAATCGGTGGCTACGGGTAGTTGCGGCCGTCCTGCTGTTGCTGACCGTTTCACTCTTTATCCGGAAAGAGGGCAACGAGACCGTCCGATCTTTGGTTCACCGGGCAGAGTATAGCCGAGTTTCAGGTATCACCCGGGTAAAACTGCCCGATGGAAGCACAGTCATGCTTCGTGGGGGGAGCCGGCTCAATCTCGACAGCTCCTTTGCGGTGAAAAGCCGTGAAGTGACACTGCTGGGCGAAGCCTTTTTTGATGTCGTCGCCGATCCGGAGAAACCATTTATCATCCATACCGGAAAGGTGAAAACCACGGTATTGGGTACCGCCTTTACCATCAAGGCAAATCCCTCCGACCCGGTAATTACCGTCACCGTGACCCGCGGAAAGGTGAAGGTGGAAGATGAGAGGAGCCTGCTGGCCACTCTTGAGGCAGACCGGGAGCTGGTCTACCATACCACTTCAAACCAGGTGACTGAAAAAGAGGCAGACAACAACAGGGAGACGGAATGGAAACCAGGCAAACTGGTCTACCGGAACAGCACCTTCGAAGAGATCGTACAGGAGATCTCACTCATCTACGAGGTTCAGGTACTGTTTGAGGAGGAGAGACTGAAACATCGCCAGATCACCGCAACGCTCGATCTCCAGGATTCCCTGGAGAGCATCCTGGAGATGTTGTGTGTAGCTCAAGGAGCCAATTTTGTAAAGGATGGCGAGAGATACCTGATAAAGTCACAGGAAGAGTAACCCAATGAATGAAAATGAAGAATCGTATGAAAAAAAATTATCCCCACGAACGAGCGGTAGCACGTCGATCACTCTTTAAAAGAGGGGGTTGGCTTATCTCTGCACTAATATTATGCATCGCCGCCCATGGACAATCCGAAGCGGACATCCACACCAGGACTGTCACGCTGGGGTTCACGCAGGAGAGGCTCTTTGATGCGTTACTGTTACTTGAACAGCGCTCAGGTTTTCAACTGGTTTTTCCAAGCGAACCGGTGAATGCGGCCCATCTGATCGATCTGCCCGAGGAGGAGCGGACCGTGGCTGTCACGTTGCAGCTGATTCTCCGGGAGACTGGTCTCGGATTCCGGCAAAGTGGAAAGACAATTGTTCTCTACCCGGAAAACAGACAAAACAATCTCCCGGTTAATCAGACAAAAGTAACCGTCAGGGGTA of the Petrimonas mucosa genome contains:
- a CDS encoding FecR family protein, yielding MADSRKAIDNLFKKYLDNNCSRQEFDELLDLVDEGRNDDRLKELLEQEWNRGASRSFRQLSNRWLRVVAAVLLLLTVSLFIRKEGNETVRSLVHRAEYSRVSGITRVKLPDGSTVMLRGGSRLNLDSSFAVKSREVTLLGEAFFDVVADPEKPFIIHTGKVKTTVLGTAFTIKANPSDPVITVTVTRGKVKVEDERSLLATLEADRELVYHTTSNQVTEKEADNNRETEWKPGKLVYRNSTFEEIVQEISLIYEVQVLFEEERLKHRQITATLDLQDSLESILEMLCVAQGANFVKDGERYLIKSQEE